The genomic interval GCGAGATGATAGACGATCTGCACGTCGCGCAGTGCCGCGCTCAGATCATCGGCGGCCAGATCGAGCGGCATGAACGTTACGCCGCTGCGCTGGATGTCGCGGACGTTCAATTCCTTCAGCTCACGGGCGTAGTAATCGGTAAAGCAATCGACGCCGCGCACCGTATGGCCCAGCGCTACCAGCCGCTCCGCGAGATGCGAGCCGATAAAGCCCGCCGCGCCTGTCACCAGGATGTTCATCTATGCAATCCTTTTGTCTCAATAGCGTTCTTTATTGTACGGCATCTCCAGGCTGCCGTGCCATCCCGCACGTCTCGCCGATCGTCGCGCCGCGCTGCTACGCGATGTTGCGCGCAGCAGGTCATTGTACCAGCGGCGATACGTTTCGTACACGCTTTTGAGGCACCGGGTGTGGGTGAGAGACAAGGGCAACGCTGTTGATCACACTGCCGTGTGGGTCGGCACGCAACCACCCCACGGCGCGAGGGCTTGTGAACGTGCTGCTCGATAATCGGTGCTGATGGAGGTGGATCAATGAAACTCACGCTGTGTGATGTACAGGGCCAGCGCTTCATGGAGGGTGTACCCGGACAGCCCCTCATCGAGCGGGCAGAGGATGTCGGGAGCGTGCTTGAGACATGCTTTGCCCACGCCGTCGATCGGCTCCTGCTCTACCCCGAAAATCTGACGGCTCGCTTCTTCGACCTGAGTTCCGGCGAGGCTGGCATGCTGCTGCAAAAGCTGCGGACCTACCATATTCGTCTTGCGATCGTGTCCTCACCCACCCTGCGCATGAGCCGCCGCTTTGCGGATCTGCTGGCGGATGAGCAGCGCGGGCCGGACGTTCGCCTGTTCGACGAGCGCGCGGCGGCGCAGGAGTGGCTCTGTTCGGGACGAGAATGATTCCTCTACCTGTCGTCGTCATCTCTTTTCTTCAGCGCCGATCTTCCTCTGCTATCGTGTGCTATGGAGGAGGATGGTGCCCACAGATTCACGCGGCGCGGGAGAACTGCGCGGCCATTCCCAGGTGACAATCCTTTTCCTCGTTCCTTGAAAGGAGGTTGATCTATGGCACCGATCACCCAGCCATTGCGCGAGGAGCATCAAGCACTCTTTCCACATATCGA from Herpetosiphonaceae bacterium carries:
- a CDS encoding DUF4180 domain-containing protein, which produces MKLTLCDVQGQRFMEGVPGQPLIERAEDVGSVLETCFAHAVDRLLLYPENLTARFFDLSSGEAGMLLQKLRTYHIRLAIVSSPTLRMSRRFADLLADEQRGPDVRLFDERAAAQEWLCSGRE